TACATATATTATGTCTCAATAATTATTGTCTTCTTAATTTTGTCACTCAAATATTTTTCTAGGTGCCGTGGCAAGGATAACATGTCTGGCAGTCGATAAGCATGGGTTCGAGGCAGCTCCTTTCTCCTTCTTGAGTGAAGCATGTGATCCAAAAGGATACTTCTTCGCAACTTTGTCTCCTTCAGAGGTCGAAGACAATAGGAAGCTTAAGGAGTGCAGGGCTTTCCTTGAGCTCTCTCCATCAGAGACTTGTAATGTTCCAACAGATGTAAACAAAGGGATTAGTGGTGCTCTCCTTGGTTCTTATCGCCTCCTCAGTGACAAGAAGATGAAATTGTACACTGTGGGGCCTTTCTTTTTCACTCCGGAGCCAAAATCAATATCTAATGGTTACTAAAATAGtactaaattattataaataaccAAGTTTTGCCTTTTCTTGTCTATTGTTGACTTTATTGGTTGTTAAGGAAAGGTCTCTTTCACTTGCTTCTGGATACGTAGAAGCAATAATTTCTCTGTCCTTCCCTACGCCCAAGCTATAATCCAGATACAATGCTATGTAATTGAAGAATGAAAGAAGAGGATGACATTTGTTAAGTATAAATATTATAAGATCACCCCACAAGAAGTGGTTTAATCATAAAAACCTCCAAAACATGAGGTAAGAATTGGAAGATGTACTTTTTTTGTGATGAATGGAagatgtactttttttttttttttttttgataggaaaataCTGAATCATTGCATTAATCAGGAATGAGAGACTATAGACAAATCTTGAGCACATGCGTGCTCTAAAAAGCTAGGGCATTCCTCCAGCCAAACTACATAGTTCTCAACCTCCTTTGGGTATTGTGCCAACAAGTGAGCAGGGACATTTCCCTGTCTTTTTACATGAGAGAAGTAAGAGCTTCTAAAACCTGATGCTTGCTCCAACGTTACTGCTAGTACGTTGTGTGTGGATGAGGGGGCCTCACCCTCACCCTCCCCCTAAAGGGCCTTGCAAATGATTAATGAGTCTCCTTCAAACACCGCCTCCCTTATCCCCACATCCCGTGTGAACAGAACACCCGCTTCCATTGCCTTTGCTTCTACCTCTGCTTCTTCCAGAGGTGCATTTACTGATTTGCTTAAGGCCACTATTACCACCCCATTTTTATCCCGGATCACCACGCCAATTCCCGCCTTTTTTCTATGTTTGAAGACCGCACCATCGACATTCACCTTGTATTGGTCTCGGGTTGGAGGCTTCCATGTTATCATTGGCCTCGCCTTCCGGACATCATCCTGTCTAACTTCGTTCACTGCATGGTACTCGTCCACCAGGTGCAACGAGGTCTTCAAGATTTCTCTACTCGGTTTGCCATTGCCTCCCATCCTTCTTTCGTTGTGGTCTTTCCATATGCCCCTACAAACTGAGATGACTTTCTCTGTCAGGTTAGGTTGAGACCCTTCCCATTTTTGTAGGTTCTGCACGACATCCAGGAATGTCTAAAACGAAGAAATGGCAAAAGGAAGAGCTAGTTTACTAGACTCCCATATCCTACAGGCATGTTTGCAGAACCACAACAAGTGGCACATGGTTTCCTCTAGGTGTCCACACAAGACACACTCCTCATCAACAGAGATTTTCCTTTGCTTATCCTTGGTGGCTATGATATTTCAGCCTGCTTTCCAAGCGAAGTGTCTTAGTTTGTGTGGGAGTTTCAACT
The sequence above is drawn from the Quercus lobata isolate SW786 chromosome 12, ValleyOak3.0 Primary Assembly, whole genome shotgun sequence genome and encodes:
- the LOC115970479 gene encoding proline-rich protein 1-like, with the protein product MALNHLFFPAPLFLLSLLVIAFASGDEYSPNQDLETPNIEKEDLLSTIIGIQGLVYCKSGPKLIPLEGAVARITCLAVDKHGFEAAPFSFLSEACDPKGYFFATLSPSEVEDNRKLKECRAFLELSPSETCNVPTDVNKGISGALLGSYRLLSDKKMKLYTVGPFFFTPEPKSISNGY